Within the Serratia sp. UGAL515B_01 genome, the region CCGTGATCGGCGAATGCATGATCGAAATGTCGCAAAAAGGCGCAAATCTCAGCCGCGGATTCGGCGGCGATACCCTGAATACCGCTGTCTATATTGCTCGCCAAGTCCCTCAGCATGCCTTGAGTGTGCATTATGTTACCGCTCTGGGCACCGACAGCTTCAGTCAGGAAATGCTTCAAGCCTGGCAACAAGAGCAGGTAAAAACCGATCTGACTCAACAGTTGGACAATAAACTGCCAGGGCTGTATGTGATCGAAACCGACGATGCCGGTGAACGTACCTTCTATTACTGGCGTAATGATGCCGCTGCCCGTTACTGGTTGGATAGCCCACAAGCGGAAAGCCTGTGTGCCCAACTGGCACGGTTTGATTACCTTTACCTAAGCGGTATCAGCGTTGCCATCCTCAACCCTGCCAGCAGGAAAAAACTACTGAATCTGTTGCGTCAATGCCGAGCTCACGGTGGCAAGGTGATTTTCGATAACAACTACCGCCCAAGGCTGTGGCAGAACCAGGACGAAACCCAGCAAACCTATCGTGATATCCTTTCATGTACCGATATCGCTTTCCTCACGCTGGATGATGAAGATTTACTGTGGGGTAAACAACCTATTGAGCAGGTTGTTAATCGCACACGAGATTTTGGTGTAAGTGAGATCATCATCAAGCGTGGGGCAGACTCGTGCCTGGTATTCAGTGCGGATGGAACAATCCACGACGTGCCTGCCGTCAAATTACCAAAAGAGAAAGTGATCGATACGACAGCAGCAGGTGATTCATTTAGCGCCGGCTATCTGGCAGTACGCCTAACCGGTGGTGACGAAACCAATGCCGCTAAACGCGGCCACCTGACCGCCAGTACGGTGATCCAATACCGTGGGGCCATCATCCCACGAGACGCGATGCCGAAGTAATTCAACGCTAAGAAAAGCAAAAGGCCAGCGACAATGCTGGCCTTTTTATTGGGCTCGATAGGGCAATTTTATACCCTATCGATTTCAAGTTGCAGGTAGGCTGCAACTTGAAGGACAAAGAGTATTTAGCCTGCAACCGCGATGCGTTTCATATCGGTCATATAGCCACGCAGCTTGCGGCCAACGGTTTCGATTGGGTGGTTACGTACCGCTTCATTCACATCACGCAGTTGCGCGTTGTCAACGGTGGTTCCTGCAACGGATTTACCCAGATCGCCAGCCTGCAGTGTGGTCATGAATTCTTTCAGCAGCGGTACTGCAGCATAAGAGAACAGATAGTTACCGTATTCGGCAGTATCAGAGATAACCACGTTCATTTCATACAGACGCTTACGCGCAATGGTGTTAGCGATCAACGGCAGTTCGTGCAGGGATTCGTAATATGCAGACTCTTCGATAATACCGGAATCCACCATGGTTTCGAACGCCAGCTCAACACCCGCTTTCACCATCGCTACCATCAGTACGCCGTTATCGAAGTATTCCTGTTCGCTGATTTTCCCTTCGAACTGTGGTGCATTTTCAAAGGCAGTTTTACCGGTCTCTTCACGCCAGGTCAGCAATTTCACATCGTCTGCTGCCCAGTCGGCCATCATACCGCTGGAGAATTCACCAGAGATGATGTCGTCCATGTGTTTTTGGAACAGCGGAGCCATGATGCCTTTCAATTGCTCAGACAGCGCGTATGCACGCAGCTTCGCCGGGTTGGACAGGCGATCCATCATCAGGGTGATCCCACCCTGCTTCAGCGCTTCGGTGATAGTTTCCCAGCCAAACTGAATCAGTTTTTCCGCGTAAGCGGCATCGGTACCTTCAGATACCAGTTTGTCGAAGCACAGCAAAGAACCGGCCTGTAACATACCGCACAGAATAGTCTGCTCACCCATCAGGTCAGATTTCACTTCTGCAACGAAAGACGACTCCAGTACGCCAGCACGGTGACCACCGGTTGCCGCTGCCCACGCCTTGGCAATCGCCATGCCTTCACCTTTTGGATCGTTTTCCGGGTGAACGGCGATCAGCGTC harbors:
- the ilvC gene encoding ketol-acid reductoisomerase encodes the protein MANYFNTLNLRQQLAQLGKCRFMARDEFADEAGYLKGKKVVIVGCGAQGLNQGLNMRDSGLDIAYALRKEAIDEKRASWRKATENGFKVGTYEELIPQADLVVNLTPDKQHTSVVRAVQPLMKDGAALGYSHGFNIVEVGEQIRKDITVVMVAPKCPGTEVREEYKRGFGVPTLIAVHPENDPKGEGMAIAKAWAAATGGHRAGVLESSFVAEVKSDLMGEQTILCGMLQAGSLLCFDKLVSEGTDAAYAEKLIQFGWETITEALKQGGITLMMDRLSNPAKLRAYALSEQLKGIMAPLFQKHMDDIISGEFSSGMMADWAADDVKLLTWREETGKTAFENAPQFEGKISEQEYFDNGVLMVAMVKAGVELAFETMVDSGIIEESAYYESLHELPLIANTIARKRLYEMNVVISDTAEYGNYLFSYAAVPLLKEFMTTLQAGDLGKSVAGTTVDNAQLRDVNEAVRNHPIETVGRKLRGYMTDMKRIAVAG
- a CDS encoding sugar kinase, which produces MNRKNLAVIGECMIEMSQKGANLSRGFGGDTLNTAVYIARQVPQHALSVHYVTALGTDSFSQEMLQAWQQEQVKTDLTQQLDNKLPGLYVIETDDAGERTFYYWRNDAAARYWLDSPQAESLCAQLARFDYLYLSGISVAILNPASRKKLLNLLRQCRAHGGKVIFDNNYRPRLWQNQDETQQTYRDILSCTDIAFLTLDDEDLLWGKQPIEQVVNRTRDFGVSEIIIKRGADSCLVFSADGTIHDVPAVKLPKEKVIDTTAAGDSFSAGYLAVRLTGGDETNAAKRGHLTASTVIQYRGAIIPRDAMPK